From Apium graveolens cultivar Ventura chromosome 9, ASM990537v1, whole genome shotgun sequence, the proteins below share one genomic window:
- the LOC141685802 gene encoding LOW QUALITY PROTEIN: tubby-like F-box protein 3 (The sequence of the model RefSeq protein was modified relative to this genomic sequence to represent the inferred CDS: substituted 2 bases at 2 genomic stop codons), translating into MGRADSYQILAKQGNEAVERTLNLMHTTISMLRAKDAINSLPSTAGGDLDYPSNASGGSIRDEVLEKDAGDIGMDIGRQTETPTLMFSKAVKFTNIYKYNIYIVLACVESRGSRRMQCIMDTIFPSAIKPGGVAPTQTEFRHSSIDTPPSLPICLLKSNCINGTFSGPXCSQGDGXLILKKKSLRWYEQLQCRCLNFNGRVTIASVKNFHLVVSAKGGETTAEHEEVILQFGKLDKDVFTMDYRYPISSFQAFAIRLSRFDTKIACE; encoded by the exons atgggaagagccgATT catatcaaattctagctAAACAAGGCAATGAGGCTGTTGAGAGGACATTGAACTTGATGCACACAACAATTTCtatgctaagagccaaggatgcAATCAATTCACTACCTTCTACAGCTGGTGGTGATCTTGACTATCCTTCTAATGCTTCTGGTGGTTCTATTAGAGATGAAGTTCTTGAAAAGGATGCTGGAGATATAGGCATGGACATAGGGAGACAAACCGAAACTCCAACTTTGATGTTTTCAAAG GCTGTTAAATTTACCAACATATACAAATATAACATTTATATAGTTTTAGCATGTGTAGAAAGCAg GGGTTCAAGAAGAATGCAGTGCATCATGGACACAATTTTCCCTTCTGCTATTAAACCAGGAGGTGTGGCCCCAACACAGACCGAGTTTCGGCATAGTAGCATTGACACCCCTCCATCTTTACCTATCTGCTTGTTAAAATCAAATTGCATTAATGGGACCTTTTCTGGACCTTGATGTAGTCAGGGCGATGGATAGCTCATCCTAAAAAAGAAATCTCTCAGATGGTATGAGCAACTACAGTGCCGGTGTTTAAATTTCAACGGACGTGTAACAATTGCTTCGGTGAAAAACTTTCATCTAGTTGTTTCTGCTAAGGGTGGAGAGACTACAGCTGAACATGAGGAGGTCATCCTACAGTTCGGTAAACTGGACAAGGATGTGTTTACTATGGATTACCGGTATCCAATATCATCATTTCAGGCTTTTGCAATTCGCCTTAGTAGATTTGACACAAAGATTGCTTGTGAATAA